The following are encoded together in the Salvia splendens isolate huo1 unplaced genomic scaffold, SspV2 ctg253, whole genome shotgun sequence genome:
- the LOC121789501 gene encoding uncharacterized protein LOC121789501, whose product MGVVEEGWGGWAPAPGGAPLYIQKDDHWTHFDNSVNAVSFGFVATAILISMFLVMAIFEKFLRTTSPPDSRRRHSDLESQSHIVAFNSKLRFPSSPKVSVNAREVSVVMPGNKVPTFIAHPAPVPCPPERVQWPPHQV is encoded by the exons ATGGGCGTGGTAGAAGAGGGTTGGGGCGGTTGGGCGCCGGCCCCTGGCGGCGCTCCCCTCTACATCCAGAAAGATGATCACTGGACCCACTTCGACAACTCTGTCAATGCGGTGTCGTTTGGGTTCGTCGCCACCGCCATCCTCATCTCCATGTTCCTTGTCATGGCCATCTTCGAGAAGTTCCTCAGAACCACCTCTCCCCCCGATTCCCGCCGCCGCCACTCCGACCTCGAGTCCCAGAGCCATATTGTCGCCTTCAATTCCAAGCTCCGCTTCCCCTCATCTCCCAAA GTAAGTGTAAATGCAAGAGAAGTATCGGTGGTGATGCCGGGCAACAAGGTCCCGACCTTTATCGCACATCCTGCTCCGGTGCCTTGCCCACCGGAGCGAGTGCAGTGGCCGCCACATCAAGTATAA